The Apium graveolens cultivar Ventura chromosome 11, ASM990537v1, whole genome shotgun sequence genome has a window encoding:
- the LOC141695643 gene encoding uncharacterized protein LOC141695643, with protein sequence MEYLATLGSAIGPEAQIDLILQYLNINYAQFIMNYNMNEIDKTPTEFLAMLKTAETNIQKASPVPIMMVNKESAKGKGKWKGKKRMGSKSAAAPKTAPKQALKPGGGVAKGDICHYCKKSSHWKRNCHAYLEDLKKKKASSASNSGTAGK encoded by the exons ATGGAGTACCTTGCTACTCTGGGTTCTGCGATTGGTCCAGAAGCCCAGATAGATCTAATATTACAATATTTAAACATCAACTATGCTCAGTTTATAATGAATTACAACATGAATGAGATAGACAAGACACCTACCGAATTTTTGGCTATGTtaaaaactgctgagaccaataTTCAGAAGGCGTCCCCTGTTCCCATAATGATGGTGAATAAAGAGAGTGCCAAAgggaaaggtaaatggaaaggaAAGAAGAGGATGGGATCCAAATCTGCTGCTGCTCCTAAAACTGCTCCTAAACAGGCTTTGAAACCTGGAGGTGGTGTTGCAAAGGGTGATATTTGTCACTACTGCAAGAAATCTAGTCATTGGAAGAGAAattgtcatgcttatttggaggatctgaagaagaaaaAGGCTTCTAGCGCTTCTAATTCAG GAACTGcggggaagtag